Proteins encoded by one window of Streptomyces uncialis:
- a CDS encoding DUF6073 family protein: MTDSSSRPTTVYGRPVTTDGVPNLYEGTAVAPWTPPAPGIDNLGITSVDTFAVPGVGEYTVDFSGYVRVVRSEPTSEEWSSAEVYTNLIEMKMVGECAELGRITVTLNPDCLSTGQIRTPFDPYAGEGPAAKACRMAVGAIFDMPKLGLRLANKEPIILTIDDVRQIPPAGSPGKGQIYRMLPLHDVQRLDDSPVAYVTSLRFTMGGYTTVEAMAAR; encoded by the coding sequence ATGACCGACTCGTCATCCCGGCCCACCACCGTGTACGGCCGTCCGGTCACCACGGACGGTGTTCCCAACCTGTACGAGGGCACCGCGGTGGCCCCGTGGACACCTCCGGCGCCCGGTATCGACAATCTGGGCATCACCTCGGTCGACACCTTCGCCGTCCCGGGTGTCGGTGAGTACACCGTCGACTTCAGCGGCTATGTCCGGGTGGTGCGGTCCGAACCGACCTCCGAGGAATGGTCCAGCGCCGAGGTCTACACCAACCTGATCGAGATGAAGATGGTCGGTGAGTGCGCCGAACTCGGGCGCATCACCGTCACCCTCAACCCGGACTGCCTGTCGACGGGCCAGATCCGTACCCCGTTCGACCCCTACGCGGGTGAGGGTCCGGCCGCCAAGGCGTGCCGGATGGCGGTGGGAGCCATCTTCGACATGCCGAAGCTCGGTCTGCGGCTGGCGAACAAGGAACCCATCATCCTCACCATCGACGATGTGCGGCAGATCCCGCCCGCCGGTTCCCCCGGCAAGGGCCAGATCTACCGGATGCTGCCGCTGCACGACGTCCAGCGGCTCGACGACTCCCCGGTGGCCTATGTGACCAGCCTGCGCTTCACCATGGGCGGGTACACCACGGTGGAGGCCATGGCCGCACGGTGA
- a CDS encoding ATP-binding protein, translating to MYEHSAPASWRIALPHSAAAVPVARALVRTALADIEHAADCDTAELLTAELVANAVEHTSGDDPIELVVELRSGGCQVEVHDPDPCPPGSLTRPDPAGPPDPWQEHGRGLLLIRALSSSCGHRPTESGKAVWFTLPALPRPRPA from the coding sequence TTGTACGAGCATTCCGCTCCCGCCTCCTGGCGTATCGCGTTGCCGCATTCCGCGGCCGCGGTGCCGGTGGCACGTGCGCTCGTACGGACCGCGCTCGCGGACATCGAGCACGCCGCCGACTGCGACACTGCGGAACTCCTCACGGCGGAGCTGGTGGCGAACGCCGTGGAGCACACCTCGGGCGACGACCCGATAGAGCTGGTGGTCGAGCTGCGGTCGGGCGGCTGTCAGGTCGAGGTGCACGATCCCGACCCGTGTCCGCCGGGCAGTCTCACCCGGCCCGATCCGGCGGGACCGCCGGACCCCTGGCAGGAGCACGGACGGGGACTGCTGCTGATCCGCGCGCTGAGCTCGTCCTGCGGGCACCGCCCCACCGAGTCCGGCAAGGCGGTGTGGTTCACACTGCCCGCGCTCCCCCGCCCGCGGCCCGCCTGA
- a CDS encoding ABC1 kinase family protein, with the protein MAVHTPSGARADAAPPGPSPVGWPRRSGRLLSLTAVAARHLAAGAADRLARPGRRGRPPERLPRLLGDLGPTYVKGAQLLSTRADLLSPAVCDALGRLHDRVPGMSAAQLDRALSEAYPDGSAWPFRTFDRTAVAGGSIACVYRAALLDGTDVAVKLLRPGVRRAMETDFALLASGARLAERLPPLRGVPARRVVRQLGDALLRQVDLAREADSLALLRANLADLPFVRVPAPFPAAAGPGALVMEYVERLERFAPGDFGKEDRRQIVRNVLRCVYRMLFIDGLVHCDMHPGNLYLGPDGSMVLLDAGFVVRLEPRVRLLFARFFMNLSLGRAAEAAESVLRSAEHVPAGCDLDAFRAEIGALVEESAGRTAGQFRLAPFATRLFDIQRRSGVAAAPEFVFPLMSLLVLEGMINDFDVDVDFQGEAIPTLLAALNR; encoded by the coding sequence ATGGCCGTGCACACCCCGTCCGGAGCGCGAGCCGACGCGGCGCCGCCAGGGCCCTCCCCTGTCGGCTGGCCCCGTCGGTCCGGCCGCCTGCTGTCCCTCACCGCGGTGGCCGCGCGGCATCTCGCCGCCGGGGCCGCCGACCGGCTGGCCCGCCCCGGGCGACGGGGCCGGCCGCCGGAGCGGCTGCCCCGGCTCCTCGGCGACCTGGGCCCCACCTATGTCAAGGGCGCCCAACTCCTCAGCACCCGCGCGGATCTGCTGTCCCCGGCGGTCTGCGACGCGCTGGGACGGCTGCACGACCGGGTCCCCGGGATGAGCGCGGCGCAACTGGACCGCGCCCTGTCCGAGGCGTACCCGGACGGCTCCGCATGGCCGTTCCGGACGTTCGACCGGACGGCCGTCGCCGGGGGCAGCATCGCCTGTGTGTACCGGGCGGCCCTGCTGGACGGCACCGACGTGGCCGTGAAGCTGCTGCGGCCGGGGGTGCGCCGGGCGATGGAGACCGACTTCGCGCTGCTGGCGTCCGGCGCGCGCCTGGCCGAACGGCTGCCGCCGCTGCGCGGGGTCCCGGCCCGCAGGGTGGTCCGGCAGCTCGGCGACGCGCTGCTGCGCCAGGTCGACCTCGCACGGGAGGCGGACTCCCTGGCCCTGCTGCGGGCCAACCTCGCCGATCTGCCGTTCGTGCGGGTGCCCGCGCCGTTCCCCGCCGCCGCGGGTCCGGGCGCGCTGGTGATGGAGTACGTCGAGCGTCTCGAACGCTTCGCCCCGGGCGACTTCGGCAAGGAGGACCGCAGACAGATCGTCAGGAACGTGCTCCGGTGCGTGTACCGGATGCTGTTCATCGACGGTCTCGTCCACTGCGACATGCATCCGGGCAATCTGTATCTCGGCCCGGACGGCTCCATGGTGCTTCTCGACGCCGGGTTCGTGGTCCGGCTGGAGCCCCGGGTGCGGCTGCTGTTCGCCCGGTTCTTCATGAACCTCTCGCTCGGCCGGGCGGCGGAGGCGGCCGAGTCGGTGCTGCGGAGCGCCGAGCACGTACCGGCCGGCTGCGACCTCGACGCGTTCCGGGCCGAGATCGGCGCCCTGGTGGAGGAGAGCGCCGGGCGGACGGCCGGCCAGTTCAGGCTCGCGCCGTTCGCGACCAGGCTGTTCGACATCCAGCGCCGCAGCGGGGTGGCGGCGGCCCCCGAGTTCGTCTTCCCGCTGATGTCGCTGCTGGTGCTCGAAGGCATGATCAACGACTTCGACGTGGACGTCGACTTCCAGGGCGAGGCCATCCCCACCCTGCTCGCCGCCCTGAACCGCTGA
- a CDS encoding serine hydrolase domain-containing protein, which translates to MENTTNGTPALSEDAGYGVAGHGVEDGWGKVADVFRANFAGEPGEVGAACGVYVGGRPVVDLWGGLADREANRPWRGDTIVQVASTTKGATAICAHMLAQRGELDLDAPVVRYWPEFGAAGKERISVRWLLSHQAGLPLVDGPLTFEQACDWDPVIRALETQEPLWRPGTEHVYHSVTYGFLVGEVVRRISGRSLGTFFAEEVAAPLGLSAWIGLPEEQEDRVARIAAAAPFGLEELIAGMAAATGLDPDTVVAWVEAVWGADSVQARSGELGGALDNTSDYYTTRAWREAEFPAANMLSDARSVARMYAATVSDVDGVRLLDPPAVERATAVQTGGTRMHGLPPGLDIPAERSFNMSLGFWRACPPMPMLGPGSFGHPGSGGSIGFADPDAGVGFGYVTNLWNFRPDDPRAANLVKAVRDCLG; encoded by the coding sequence ATGGAGAACACGACGAACGGGACCCCCGCGCTGAGCGAGGACGCCGGGTACGGGGTGGCCGGGCACGGGGTCGAGGACGGCTGGGGAAAGGTCGCCGACGTGTTCCGCGCGAACTTCGCGGGGGAGCCCGGCGAGGTCGGTGCGGCCTGTGGTGTCTACGTGGGCGGGCGGCCCGTCGTCGATCTGTGGGGCGGCCTCGCCGACCGCGAGGCGAACCGGCCGTGGCGCGGGGACACCATCGTCCAGGTGGCGTCCACGACGAAGGGTGCCACCGCGATCTGCGCCCATATGCTGGCGCAGCGCGGTGAGCTGGATCTGGACGCCCCGGTGGTCCGGTACTGGCCGGAGTTCGGTGCCGCGGGCAAGGAACGGATATCGGTGCGCTGGCTGCTGTCGCACCAGGCCGGACTGCCGCTCGTCGACGGACCGCTGACGTTCGAGCAGGCATGCGACTGGGACCCGGTGATCCGCGCGCTCGAAACGCAGGAGCCGCTGTGGCGGCCGGGTACGGAGCACGTCTACCACAGCGTCACGTACGGGTTCCTGGTCGGCGAGGTCGTGCGCCGGATCTCCGGCAGGTCGCTCGGTACGTTCTTCGCCGAGGAGGTGGCCGCCCCGCTCGGACTGAGCGCCTGGATCGGGCTGCCCGAGGAGCAGGAGGACCGGGTGGCCCGGATCGCGGCCGCCGCGCCGTTCGGTCTGGAGGAGCTGATCGCCGGGATGGCCGCGGCGACCGGGCTGGACCCGGACACGGTCGTCGCGTGGGTCGAGGCCGTGTGGGGCGCCGACTCGGTCCAGGCCCGCAGCGGCGAGCTCGGTGGCGCGCTGGACAACACCTCCGACTACTACACCACCCGGGCCTGGCGCGAGGCGGAGTTCCCGGCGGCCAACATGCTCTCGGACGCGCGCTCGGTGGCCCGGATGTACGCCGCCACGGTGAGTGACGTGGACGGTGTCCGGCTGCTCGATCCGCCGGCGGTCGAGCGGGCGACGGCCGTCCAGACGGGCGGCACCCGGATGCATGGGCTGCCGCCGGGACTCGACATCCCGGCGGAACGCTCCTTCAACATGTCGCTCGGGTTCTGGCGGGCCTGCCCGCCGATGCCGATGCTCGGGCCGGGGTCGTTCGGTCACCCGGGCTCCGGCGGATCGATCGGCTTCGCGGACCCCGACGCCGGTGTCGGTTTCGGCTATGTCACCAACCTCTGGAACTTCCGGCCGGACGACCCCCGGGCGGCGAACCTGGTCAAGGCCGTCCGGGACTGCCTCGGGTGA
- a CDS encoding cobalamin-independent methionine synthase II family protein: MSIPTEPVGSIPRPRALQEALGEHAQGRLSEGKLTELQQRATVDTLARLEALGCPVLVDGEQSKPSFATYPVAGLATLDPHGVTLPFADGHVRQLPHLTEGPFRYQVRADSYLRDARRHTGRPLKQAVIAPSALSLLYPADAIDGYSREAFLSDLADEAEADIRGCLEAGAHVVQLDFTEGRLALKLDPGGALLDGFIALNNEVLGRFDEADRARIGVHTCPGGDLDSTHSLDVDYAGLLPKLFQLKAGNFYVQLASEPDPERVLGIIAEHLPPGVRVFVGVTDPIDPRVETPEEVRDRVLLAARHLPVEQLGTCDDCGFSPFADDTSTSRDVAFAKIDARVRGTALAAEALGL, encoded by the coding sequence ATGAGCATCCCCACAGAACCTGTCGGCAGCATCCCCCGGCCCCGCGCCCTCCAGGAGGCGCTCGGTGAGCACGCCCAAGGACGCCTAAGCGAAGGGAAGTTGACGGAGCTTCAGCAGCGGGCGACGGTGGACACGCTCGCCCGTCTGGAGGCGCTCGGCTGCCCGGTCCTGGTCGACGGCGAGCAGTCCAAGCCGAGCTTCGCCACTTACCCGGTCGCGGGTCTGGCCACCCTCGACCCGCACGGCGTCACCCTCCCCTTCGCCGACGGCCATGTCCGGCAGCTGCCGCATCTGACCGAGGGCCCCTTCCGCTACCAGGTCCGCGCGGACTCGTATCTGCGTGACGCCCGGCGGCACACCGGTCGTCCCCTCAAGCAGGCGGTCATCGCGCCTTCGGCGCTCAGCCTGCTGTACCCGGCCGACGCCATCGACGGATACTCCCGCGAGGCGTTCCTGAGCGATCTGGCCGACGAGGCCGAGGCCGACATCCGCGGCTGTCTGGAAGCGGGCGCGCATGTGGTGCAGCTCGACTTCACCGAAGGCCGTCTGGCACTCAAGCTGGACCCGGGCGGCGCCCTGCTCGACGGCTTCATCGCCCTGAACAATGAGGTCCTCGGCCGGTTCGACGAGGCCGACCGGGCCCGGATCGGGGTGCACACCTGCCCCGGCGGCGACCTCGACTCCACCCACAGCCTCGATGTCGACTACGCGGGCCTGCTGCCGAAGCTCTTCCAGCTGAAGGCGGGCAACTTCTACGTCCAGCTCGCCAGCGAGCCCGACCCCGAACGCGTCCTCGGCATCATCGCCGAGCATCTGCCGCCCGGTGTGCGGGTGTTCGTGGGCGTGACCGATCCGATCGACCCTAGGGTGGAGACCCCGGAGGAAGTACGTGACCGGGTGCTGCTCGCGGCCCGTCACCTCCCGGTGGAGCAGTTGGGCACCTGCGACGACTGCGGCTTCTCGCCGTTCGCCGACGACACTTCCACCTCGCGCGACGTGGCCTTCGCGAAGATCGACGCGCGGGTACGGGGGACCGCCCTGGCCGCCGAGGCCCTCGGACTCTGA
- a CDS encoding HEAT repeat domain-containing protein, with translation MAIDLRRKSPADLAEGRANGWADTVEDPVLLEDLGTEQREALNFAYRTTLSNVDPRFVAGDPAAWASDFGYALDRVAIRLDNRSNEELRRAALQHADPAMREQALFEYADRDHADAIELLAQAIRQDTDRQVRWDALWAVEKLGGPEAIAALRQFLDDPDPEIAEWSKLFISELQTGDPAFDDREGSFTPGRTFDETIFLLIHCDLYVRLDPSNQHWGKISLAPQGLARIYGQAHACPNVATREKQLVIAKTIEGLHADGTPHVDNYLFRGFTERSRRDRGNFFFESLVPRPFFKSGRADDPSEGVREANIGFARYGTWHLDPKFQVRGEAAIRYVRGRFQGWGHVNLSRIAGRSLEEILVPGNGVLSTLHDEEVGPMTNAFILGTFKGKLNDWDGDGVIDLNSRDVYSTADGDIDTDQDGIPDQAGLTCCDWTTQQLP, from the coding sequence ATGGCCATCGACTTGCGCCGAAAGTCACCGGCAGATCTGGCGGAGGGCCGGGCGAACGGCTGGGCCGATACGGTCGAGGACCCGGTACTGCTGGAGGACCTCGGCACCGAACAACGCGAAGCGCTGAACTTCGCCTACCGGACCACGCTCAGCAATGTGGACCCCCGGTTCGTCGCCGGTGACCCCGCCGCGTGGGCGAGCGACTTCGGGTACGCCCTGGACCGGGTGGCGATCCGACTGGACAACCGCAGCAACGAGGAGCTGCGCCGTGCGGCCCTCCAGCACGCCGACCCCGCGATGCGGGAGCAGGCGCTGTTCGAGTACGCGGACCGTGACCACGCGGACGCGATCGAGCTGCTGGCCCAGGCGATCAGGCAGGACACCGACCGTCAGGTCCGCTGGGACGCGCTGTGGGCGGTCGAGAAGCTGGGCGGCCCCGAAGCCATCGCGGCGCTGCGGCAGTTCCTCGACGACCCCGACCCGGAGATCGCGGAGTGGTCGAAGCTGTTCATCAGCGAGTTGCAGACCGGCGACCCGGCCTTCGACGACCGTGAAGGCAGCTTCACCCCCGGCCGGACGTTCGACGAGACGATCTTCCTGCTGATCCACTGCGATCTGTATGTGCGGCTCGACCCGTCGAACCAGCACTGGGGCAAGATCTCCCTGGCCCCGCAGGGTCTGGCGCGCATCTACGGGCAGGCGCACGCGTGCCCGAACGTCGCCACGCGTGAGAAGCAACTGGTCATCGCGAAGACGATCGAGGGGCTGCACGCCGACGGCACCCCGCACGTGGACAACTATCTGTTCCGCGGGTTCACCGAGCGCAGCCGGCGGGACCGCGGCAACTTCTTCTTCGAGTCGCTGGTGCCCCGGCCGTTCTTCAAGTCCGGCCGCGCCGACGACCCGTCGGAAGGTGTCCGGGAGGCGAACATCGGCTTCGCCCGGTACGGGACCTGGCATCTCGACCCCAAGTTCCAGGTGCGCGGCGAGGCCGCCATCCGGTACGTACGCGGTCGCTTCCAGGGCTGGGGGCACGTCAATCTCTCCCGGATCGCCGGGCGCTCGCTGGAAGAGATCCTGGTCCCGGGCAACGGCGTCCTGTCGACCCTGCACGACGAGGAGGTCGGTCCGATGACCAACGCCTTCATCCTCGGCACGTTCAAGGGCAAGCTCAACGACTGGGACGGCGACGGGGTCATCGACCTCAACTCCCGGGACGTGTACTCGACGGCCGATGGGGACATCGACACCGACCAGGACGGGATCCCCGACCAGGCCGGACTCACCTGCTGCGACTGGACCACCCAGCAACTTCCGTGA
- a CDS encoding RICIN domain-containing protein — protein sequence MRTRHKALTALAVLAAALGAVTGPAALAAPEAAAPAEPPGTQVSIETFAAKCLDVQTPDSGAPLVQADCDNTSRTQRFWVNTVAGGVEIRTADNLCLDLEAAKRGNGTRIIQYPCGTLPRFSQTFLTFPAAGDATLSTIHTIDLRCFDVANADEAAGAGIIQFTCSGDSNQSFRLREV from the coding sequence ATGCGCACACGTCACAAGGCGCTGACCGCTCTGGCCGTACTGGCCGCCGCCCTGGGCGCCGTCACCGGTCCGGCTGCCCTGGCCGCACCCGAAGCCGCGGCGCCCGCCGAGCCGCCGGGCACCCAGGTCTCCATCGAGACCTTCGCCGCCAAATGCCTCGACGTGCAGACCCCGGACAGCGGCGCGCCGCTCGTCCAGGCCGACTGCGACAACACCTCCCGTACCCAGCGGTTCTGGGTGAACACCGTCGCCGGGGGTGTGGAGATCCGCACCGCCGACAACCTGTGTCTCGATCTGGAGGCCGCGAAGCGCGGCAACGGGACACGGATCATCCAGTACCCCTGCGGAACGCTTCCCAGGTTCTCCCAGACCTTCCTCACCTTCCCGGCCGCCGGGGACGCGACCTTGTCCACGATCCACACCATCGACCTCAGGTGCTTCGACGTCGCGAACGCCGACGAGGCGGCCGGCGCGGGCATCATCCAGTTCACGTGCAGCGGCGACTCCAACCAGAGCTTCAGGCTCCGCGAGGTCTAG
- a CDS encoding KR domain-containing protein, which yields MLITGGLGGLGLRIAAVLAAAGADDITLLDVTPPGALPRADAAVLGRLRARVPGLRVLTADVTDRAAVARTLAGARPVTVVHCAGRVAGAPVSDCAPGDLAALRGPKSTGLSHVLAAVRHSSLRALLCFGSVTSHRAHRMMGGYGLANEILRRRALAVAPRLPGCAVVVAEWSLWSGAGQAHRMGVVAGAARQGMAPIPLRTGLDAVTRLLAWPRGPEHAAALLLTPVAYGALPTAVVDEGDTAGHSGRRANL from the coding sequence GTGCTGATCACGGGCGGACTCGGGGGCCTCGGACTGCGGATCGCGGCGGTGCTGGCGGCGGCCGGTGCCGACGACATCACCCTGCTCGACGTGACGCCCCCGGGCGCGCTGCCCCGCGCGGACGCCGCGGTGCTGGGAAGGCTGCGGGCCCGGGTCCCAGGGCTGCGTGTGCTGACCGCCGACGTGACCGATCGCGCGGCGGTGGCCCGGACGCTGGCCGGGGCACGGCCGGTGACCGTGGTGCACTGCGCGGGCCGGGTCGCCGGGGCCCCGGTGAGCGACTGCGCGCCCGGCGATCTCGCGGCGCTGCGCGGGCCGAAGTCCACCGGGCTGTCCCATGTCCTCGCCGCGGTACGGCACTCGTCGTTGCGCGCCCTGCTGTGTTTCGGCTCGGTGACGTCCCACCGCGCGCACCGGATGATGGGGGGATACGGGCTCGCCAACGAGATCCTGCGCAGAAGGGCGCTGGCCGTCGCCCCCCGGCTGCCCGGCTGCGCCGTGGTGGTGGCCGAGTGGTCGCTGTGGAGCGGTGCGGGGCAGGCCCATCGGATGGGCGTGGTCGCCGGGGCGGCCCGTCAGGGCATGGCCCCCATACCGCTGCGGACGGGGCTGGACGCGGTGACCCGGCTGTTGGCGTGGCCCCGGGGTCCGGAGCACGCCGCCGCCCTGCTGCTCACTCCCGTCGCTTACGGCGCTCTGCCCACGGCGGTGGTCGACGAGGGCGACACGGCGGGGCACTCCGGCAGGCGTGCCAATCTCTGA
- a CDS encoding alpha/beta fold hydrolase, which yields MPEIALPVPVFARSVQGAGPGLLLAHGAGGSVAGNYGPILDGLAANRTVVGADYPGTGATPRSAAPLTLDGLADQLVAAAVAEGLETFAVVGYSLGTAVAIRAAVRHPERVTALVLTAPVARPDAALRRLAERWRHLHTSGAHVPLARYLTPLALGTSALAAMSSDELDALVRETARSLPPGGGDHADLVVRTDVREDLARIAVPVLVISTTEDFMVGPELHHEVAEGIPGARLVGIPTGHLPFAERPEAWLGLITDFLDHLER from the coding sequence GTGCCCGAAATCGCGCTGCCCGTACCGGTTTTCGCCCGCAGCGTCCAAGGTGCCGGGCCGGGGCTGCTCCTCGCCCACGGCGCGGGCGGAAGCGTCGCGGGCAACTACGGACCGATCCTCGACGGGCTCGCCGCGAACCGCACCGTCGTCGGTGCCGACTACCCCGGTACCGGGGCGACCCCCCGTTCGGCCGCACCCCTCACCCTGGACGGGCTGGCCGACCAGCTGGTGGCCGCCGCGGTCGCCGAGGGGCTGGAGACCTTCGCGGTCGTCGGCTACTCCCTGGGTACCGCCGTCGCGATACGGGCCGCCGTCCGGCACCCGGAGCGGGTCACCGCCCTGGTGCTGACCGCTCCGGTGGCCCGGCCCGACGCCGCGCTGCGCCGTCTCGCCGAACGCTGGCGGCACCTCCACACCTCCGGCGCCCATGTGCCGCTGGCCCGCTACCTCACACCTCTGGCGCTCGGCACGTCGGCGCTGGCGGCCATGAGCTCGGACGAGCTCGACGCCCTGGTGAGGGAGACCGCGCGATCCCTCCCGCCGGGCGGCGGCGATCACGCCGACCTGGTCGTCCGGACCGACGTCCGCGAGGATCTGGCCCGGATCGCGGTGCCGGTCCTCGTGATCTCCACGACCGAGGACTTCATGGTCGGTCCCGAGCTGCACCACGAGGTGGCCGAGGGGATCCCCGGGGCCCGGCTCGTCGGGATACCGACCGGCCATCTGCCCTTCGCCGAGCGTCCCGAAGCATGGCTGGGGCTCATCACGGACTTCCTGGACCACCTGGAACGCTGA
- the argF gene encoding ornithine carbamoyltransferase gives MVTVPTGFTGRHFLKEVDFTADEFRALVTLAAELKAAKRARTETPLLRGRNIALIFEKTSTRTRCAFEVAAADQGAATTYLDPSGSQMGHKESVKDTARVLGRMYDAIEYRGDSQPAVEELAAYAGVPVYNGLTDDWHPTQMLADVLTMTEHTAKPLDRVAFAYLGDARFNMGNSYLVTGALLGMDVRIVAPEAYWPAPAVVARARELAAASGATVTLTEDIGQGVRGADFVATDVWVSMGEPKEVWDERIAALGPYAVTMDVLRATGNADVRFLHCLPAFHDLGTQVGRDLYERHGLESLEVTDEVFESSHSVVFDEAENRLHTIKAVLVATLSDPAEARSGS, from the coding sequence ATGGTGACTGTCCCGACCGGTTTCACCGGCCGTCACTTCCTCAAGGAGGTGGACTTCACCGCCGACGAGTTCCGGGCCCTGGTCACCCTGGCCGCAGAGCTGAAGGCGGCGAAGCGGGCGCGCACCGAGACCCCCCTGCTGCGCGGCCGGAACATCGCCCTCATCTTCGAGAAGACCTCGACCCGCACCCGCTGCGCCTTCGAGGTCGCCGCCGCCGACCAGGGGGCCGCCACCACCTACCTCGACCCGTCCGGCTCCCAGATGGGGCACAAGGAGTCGGTCAAGGACACCGCCCGGGTGCTCGGCCGGATGTACGACGCGATCGAGTACCGCGGCGACAGCCAGCCCGCGGTCGAGGAACTCGCCGCGTACGCGGGTGTCCCCGTCTACAACGGGCTGACGGACGACTGGCACCCCACCCAGATGCTCGCCGATGTGCTCACCATGACCGAGCACACCGCCAAGCCGCTCGACCGGGTCGCCTTCGCCTACCTCGGTGACGCCCGCTTCAACATGGGCAACTCGTACCTCGTCACGGGCGCGCTGCTCGGTATGGACGTCCGGATCGTGGCGCCCGAGGCGTACTGGCCAGCGCCCGCAGTCGTCGCCCGTGCCCGCGAGCTGGCCGCGGCCAGCGGTGCCACCGTCACCCTGACCGAGGACATCGGGCAGGGCGTGCGCGGCGCCGACTTTGTCGCGACCGATGTGTGGGTGTCGATGGGTGAGCCCAAGGAGGTGTGGGACGAGCGGATCGCCGCGCTCGGCCCGTACGCCGTGACCATGGACGTGCTGCGCGCCACCGGCAACGCGGACGTCCGCTTTCTGCACTGCCTTCCGGCCTTCCACGACCTCGGCACCCAGGTGGGCCGTGATCTGTACGAGCGGCACGGACTGGAGTCGCTGGAGGTCACCGACGAGGTCTTCGAGTCGTCCCACTCCGTCGTCTTCGACGAGGCGGAGAACCGCCTGCACACCATCAAGGCCGTCCTGGTGGCGACCCTGTCCGACCCGGCGGAGGCCCGGTCCGGCAGCTGA
- a CDS encoding TetR/AcrR family transcriptional regulator, protein MTKTGGRPRSFDREVALERALTEFWLHGYEATSIAALTAAMGINAPSLYGAFGDKRRLFREAIGRYRVTYGAFGGRALAEETTAFLAIRRVLREAAHEYTDPGHPPGCMIITAATNCTPAADEVKAELRALREAGRDALQERIAADARAGRLAPSVDVPALAMFYAATLQGMSTQACDGVGREALERVADIAMTAWPDGAGANRAGTGTDRAGAVR, encoded by the coding sequence ATGACGAAGACCGGAGGCCGCCCCAGGAGCTTCGACCGTGAGGTCGCCCTGGAGCGCGCGCTCACCGAGTTCTGGCTGCACGGCTACGAGGCCACCTCGATCGCCGCGCTCACCGCGGCGATGGGGATCAACGCACCCAGCCTGTACGGAGCCTTCGGGGACAAGCGGAGGCTCTTCCGTGAGGCGATCGGCCGGTACCGGGTGACCTACGGCGCGTTCGGTGGACGGGCGCTGGCGGAGGAGACGACGGCGTTCCTGGCGATCCGGCGGGTGCTGCGCGAGGCCGCCCACGAGTACACCGACCCGGGCCATCCGCCCGGCTGCATGATCATCACCGCCGCGACCAACTGCACCCCGGCGGCCGACGAGGTCAAGGCCGAACTGCGCGCCCTGCGCGAAGCGGGCAGGGACGCGCTCCAGGAGAGGATCGCCGCCGACGCGCGGGCCGGGCGCCTGGCCCCCTCGGTCGACGTCCCCGCGCTCGCCATGTTCTACGCGGCCACGCTTCAGGGCATGTCCACCCAGGCGTGCGACGGTGTCGGCCGCGAAGCCCTGGAACGGGTCGCCGACATCGCCATGACCGCCTGGCCCGACGGGGCCGGGGCCAACCGGGCCGGTACTGGTACCGACCGGGCCGGGGCGGTGCGGTAG